The Helianthus annuus cultivar XRQ/B chromosome 16, HanXRQr2.0-SUNRISE, whole genome shotgun sequence genome includes a window with the following:
- the LOC118488393 gene encoding uncharacterized protein LOC118488393, whose protein sequence is MPSFSDLLARAESHELFVQALHGTHQPPVAFTAHQPGQASHRPSQGRGYHVLANQPYRGQHPRPSRGNGSSNNRNRRASHCQLCRTPGHYASQCSKLASFATSAIPTDEQLAHAFHAQCHVTHPFPDWTTDTGASDHMTDTQNNISNPSPAPGSTKQENSSSGLP, encoded by the exons ATGCCCTCGTTCTCAGACCTGCTCGCACGGGCTGAAAGCCACGAGCTCTTTGTCCAGGCCCTTCATGGCACCCACCAGCCCCCTGTTGCGTTCACTGCACATCAGCCCGGTCAGGCTTCCCATCGCCCTTCGCAAGGACGTGGATATCATGTCCTTGCCAATCAGCCTTATCGTGGTCAGCACCCTCGTCCATCTCGTGGAAACGGCTCATCTAATAACCGCAATCGGAGAGCCTCCCACTGCCAACTCTGTCGAACCCCGGGTCACTATGCCTCCCAATGCTCTAAGCTTGCATCTTTCGCGACTTCAGCCATACCCACAGATGAACAACTTGCTCATGCCTTCCATGCGCAATGTCATGTGACCCATCCTTTTCCTGATTGGACTACTGACACGGGTGCATCTGACCACATGACTGATACTCAAAACAATATCTCCAATCCTTCTCCCGCACCAG GATCGACAAAGCAAGAAAACTCTAGCTCAGGGTTGCCGTGA